The window ACCGCCCGCTACGCCTGCACCGACTTCGACCTGAGCGGCGCCGGCCCCGCCCGGCCCGGCTACGCGAAGCTGCGCGGCCTGGTCCTCCTCGAGGGCGGCGGCGGGACGACGGCCGGCGCGCCCCTCACCGACGACACGCTCGATCGGATGATCGCCAAGTTCGACGGGGGTCTCTACGGGGCGGTGAAGGATCCGAGCAGCCCGGGGCGCTGCGTCGACGGCACGACGGCCTGCGCGATCGACACCGAAGCCACCGACTGCGCCGGGCAGGTCCCGCCCAAGTGCACGCTCACCGCGGCCGCCTACTCGGTCACCAAGATCGGCAGCATCAACATCCTGAACCCGCGCATCGTCGCGGCCTCGGAGCCGTCGGCGATCCAGGGGGCGTACGATCCGGACGGCGGCGAGAACATCATCCAGGCGGATCAGGGGGCGCCAGGCAACAACGCCATCGCCAGGGTGTCCGACCTGAACGGCCTCGCGCTGCTCGGTGGCCCGTCGACGGTCGAGGGTGGGATCGGGAGCTTCGTCGACGACGACGGCGCCGTGTCGAGCCTCGCCTTCTTCGTCGCCACCTCGGTCGGGGCGCCCGGCCCGATGGTGAACGGGCTTCTCACCTGGCAGGACATCACCGAAGGGCCGCTCCCGGCGTCGGTGCTGCCGAACAACGGCCCGCCGCCGACGGCCCTCCCCGCCCCGGTGTGGGGACAGGAGAAGGAGGTGACGAAATTCACCCGGCTGCTCGACGCCTTCTTTGCGGGCGACACCAACTTCACCGACTGGTACTACCCGAGCTCGGGTCTCTCGGTAACGAGCATCGCGGGTCAGTGCTCGAACGCGTCGGGTGGCACCTGCACGGTGGGGAACGTGGGCGCGCCCTGCGGCGGGTCGGGCCAGACCCAGGCGACGGCGGACGCCCAGTGCTCCCAGGCGATCAGCCTCGACTCGACCGCCCTCTCCGTCGGCCGCGGCCGGCGCGACATCGAGAACCTGACCCAGGCGGCGAACGTCGACATCCCGGTCATCTCGTTCGTGGGGAGCAACGGGCTCGCGCGCGTCCCCGGCGCGATGGTCCCGTTCGGGACGAGCATCCACCGCTGCACGGCGCCCAGCTGCGACGGGGTCACGGACCGGGTCGTCGATGCGAGCACGCCGAACCCGGCGTTCCCGACGCTGGGCGGCGTCGCGGGCGGCTTCGAGGTCTACGTCTCCGAGGGCTTCGCCCACGTCGACGTGGTGACCGCCGAGGACGGTCCCGACAACAACGTGATCGGGCCGCTCGCGGCCTTCCTCGAGCGGAACGCGCAGTAGGGGCTGCGGACCGTCAGTACGCGATCACGCCGCGCGCGACCTCGCCCTTGTCCATCGCCTCCATGGCGTTGTTGATCTCCGCGAGCTTGAACTTCCGCGTGACCAGCTGATCGAGCTTCAGCCGCCCCGCCATGTAGAGGTCGATCAGGCGGGGCATGTCGTGGTGGAACTGCGCCGACCCGTAGAACGAGCCGATCAACCACTTCTCCTCCATGGAAAACGGGAAGGCGGGGACCGTCAGCTCCGAGCCGAAGGGCGGCGCGCCGACCACGACGCACTTCCCGGCTCGCTTGAGGCACGCGTACGCCTGCGCGATCACCTTGGGATTGCCGATGACCTCGAAGGCGTAGTCCACGCCACGGCCGTCGGTCAGCTCGCGGATGCCGGCCTCGGGATCGCCCTTGGCGGCGCTCACGGTGTGCGTCGCGCCGAACTCCTTCGCCATCTTGAGCTTGTTGTCGAGCAGATCGACGGCGATGATCCTCTCCGCGCCCGCCAGCACCGCGCCCTGGATGACGTTGAGTCCCACGCCGCCGGCGCCGAAGACCGCGACCGACGCGCCGGGCTCCACCTTGGCCGTGTTGATCACGGCGCCGACCCCGGTCATGACGCCGCAGCCGACGAGACACGCCTTGTCGAGCGGCGCGTCGCTGCGGATCTTCACGCAGCCCGTCTCGGGGACCACGGTCTCCTCCGCGAAGGACCCGACCCAGTGGGGCATGTCCATGCCCTTCACCTTGAAGCGGGGCTCGCCGTCGTACGTGCCGCCCATGACCATCGTCTGCAACGCCACCTCGCAGTGCACCTGCCGGCCGCGGCCGCACTCGCGGCA is drawn from Deltaproteobacteria bacterium and contains these coding sequences:
- a CDS encoding Zn-dependent alcohol dehydrogenase encodes the protein MRAAILYSFNEPFAVEDVELAPPRQGEVRVKLAASGVCHSDLSIQRGILPMPPPRIIGHEGAGVVTEVGPGVTSVGPGDHVILCWMNPCGHCRECGRGRQVHCEVALQTMVMGGTYDGEPRFKVKGMDMPHWVGSFAEETVVPETGCVKIRSDAPLDKACLVGCGVMTGVGAVINTAKVEPGASVAVFGAGGVGLNVIQGAVLAGAERIIAVDLLDNKLKMAKEFGATHTVSAAKGDPEAGIRELTDGRGVDYAFEVIGNPKVIAQAYACLKRAGKCVVVGAPPFGSELTVPAFPFSMEEKWLIGSFYGSAQFHHDMPRLIDLYMAGRLKLDQLVTRKFKLAEINNAMEAMDKGEVARGVIAY